A region of Vitis riparia cultivar Riparia Gloire de Montpellier isolate 1030 chromosome 12, EGFV_Vit.rip_1.0, whole genome shotgun sequence DNA encodes the following proteins:
- the LOC117927083 gene encoding mitochondrial pyruvate carrier 3-like isoform X1 → MAASKLQAFWNHPAGPKTSLSLLSFHFWAPTFKWGVSIANIYDFWTPAEQLSYPQQTAIAGSGIIWSRYSTIITPKNWNLFSVSVGMAATGMYQLGRKIQHDVFSKQEAAMAKEC, encoded by the exons ATGGCAGCTTCGAAGCTTCAAGCCTTCTGGAACCATCCTGCAGGGCCTAAAACAAGTTTGTCTCTTCTGAGCT TCCATTTCTGGGCCCCTACTTTCAAATGGGGAGTCAGCATTGCAAATATCTATGACTTTTGGACGCCAGCTGAACAGCTCTCCTACCCGCAGCAAACTG CCATTGCAGGCAGTGGAATCATCTGGTCAAGGTACAGCACAATAATTACACCG AAGAATTGGAATCTTTTCAGTGTGAGTGTTGGAATGGCTGCGACGGGAATGTACCAACTTGGACGTAAAATTCA gCATGATGTATTTTCCAAACAAGAGGCAGCTATGGCAAAAGAATGCTGA
- the LOC117926389 gene encoding uncharacterized protein LOC117926389, which produces MQQPKDTLSISTIWRGKKFIVETNSDATLKEFGHELQKLTDVKADTMRLIVPQPSSKGSKLLSPFSDEHMHLSLQETSILQGKSIRMMGVSEHEVDEVLKNAKVDLRIPGFEEEEKRLRQRMFDRPHTPQKLPQGNYIFCDFRTLELPGIVLNPPASEALKRMHMLAADPGIVAIMNKHRWRVGIMTEMAPVGYVGVSPKCILGVNKNHGEEISLRLRTDDLKGFRKYESIKKTLLHELAHMVYSEHDANFYALDKQLNQEAASLDWTKSRSHTLSGHQHSEHYEEEFYSGDSSNFSQKLGGKMSDQLESARASSVAAAYLRLANASTNNTGVAELHEEPDPDDSESNMHEEYDALYKKTLDINNPNRAQSKVDDEPDPDDFSDNQRKIEPCPHYESGGFMESELYSGINESKVIFEPDPDDVEMQQFVPHSTTNEKLASTKTSEEPDPDDLEVSVKQHLVVEPEPENSQFLKTLDSKVQMRKTLDEPDPDDSEVKRNGLGCGNISRPDHGNSLVMETMEDQSPQRKGYKEPDPDDSQANGIMAEPDPDDNLVHPLDTSIMQTDEPDPDDEELQRIQDPVTVLCNRLQKAIEMLRSEVNATQAAIVLQTLFKIIRNLIEHPDEIKFRRLRKANPAFQRNIANYKAAMEVLFLIGFNEDVVSSEIGKVETYLVLKRNDPGLLWLVKSSLETRMAH; this is translated from the exons ATGCAACAGCCAAAAGACACACTGAGCATCTCCACTATATGGAGGGGCAAGAAATTCATAGTGGAGACTAATTCAGATGCTACACTCAAAGAGTTTGGGCATGAACTGCAGAAATTGACGGATGTCAAAGCAGACACTATGCGGCTCATTGTTCCACAGCCATCCAGTAAAGGCTCGAAACTGCTATCCCCTTTTTCTGATGAACACATGCACTTAAGCTTGCAAGAAACTTCCATTCTTCAG GGAAAGTCTATCAGAATGATGGGAGTATCTGAACATGAGGTTGATGAAGTTCTAAAAAATGCAAAAGTGGATTTGAGGATACCTGGATTTGAAGAAGAGGAAAAGAGACTGAGGCAGCGAATGTTTGATAGGCCCCATACTCCACAGAAACTTCCACAAGGAAATTATATCTTTTGTGATTTCCGAACACTTGAGCTCCCAGGAATAGTG TTGAATCCTCCAGCTTCAGAGGCATTGAAAAGAATGCATATGCTTGCTGCAGATCCAGGAATTGTTGCCATCATGAACAAG CATCGATGGCGGGTAGGAATTATGACTGAGATGGCCCCAGTAGGATATGTTGGTGTGAGTCCCAAATGCATTCTTGGTGTCAACAAG AATCACGGAGAGGAGATTTCTCTGCGTCTTCGAACTGATGACCTCAAGGGTTTCAGGAAATATGAGAGCATTAAAAAAACTCTATTGCATGAACTG GCACATATGGTTTATTCTGAACATGATGCGAACTTTTACGCTCTAGACAAGCAG CTTAACCAAGAAGCTGCTAGTTTAGATTGGACGAAATCAAGAAGCCACACTTTGAGTGGACACCAGCATTCAGAACACTATGAAGAGGAGTTCTATTCTGGAGATAGTAGCAATTTTTCTCAAAAGCTTGGGGGGAAGATGTCAGATCAGCTGGAAAGTGCCCGTGCATCTTCAGTGGCTGCTGCTTATCTCCGTTTAGCAAATGCTTCCACTAACAACACGGGAGTAGCTGAATTACACGAAGAACCAGATCCTGATGATTCTGAGTCCAATATGCATGAAGAATATGATgctctatataaaaaaacacttgataTCAACAATCCAAACAGAGCTCAATCGAAAGTGGATGATGAACCTGATCCTGATGACTTCTCTGACAATCAAAGGAAGATTGAGCCCTGTCCTCATTATGAGAGTGGCGGATTCATGGAATCTGAACTCTATTCTGGAATTAATGAAAGCAAAGTGATTTTTGAACCTGATCCCGATGATGTTGAGATGCAACAGTTTGTGCCTCATTCAACAACCAATGAAAAGTTGGCAAGCACTAAAACAAGCGAAGAACCTGATCCTGATGATTTGGAAGTTTCTGTGAAGCAGCATCTTGTGGTTGAGCCTGAACCTGAAAACTCTCAATTCCTCAAGACTCTGGACAGCAAAGTTCAGATGAGGAAGACCCTTGATGAACCTGATCCAGATGATTCTGAAGTAAAAAGGAATGGTTTGGGATGTGGAAATATTTCTAGACCTGATCATGGTAATTCTTTGGTGATGGAAACCATGGAAGATCAAAGCCCACAAAGAAAGGGTTATAAAGAACCAGATCCGGATGATTCTCAAGCAAATGGAATCATGGCAGAACCTGATCCAGATGATAATTTGGTACACCCACTGGACACTTCCATAATGCAAACTGATGAGCCAGATCCTGATGATGAAGAACTGCAGAGAATCCAAGACCCTGTTACTGTTCTTTGTAATCGCCTGCAAAAGGCCATTGAGATGCTGCGATCTGAAGTTAATGCCACACAGGCTGCTATAGTCCTGCAAACTCTGTTTAAGATAATTAG GAACTTGATTGAACACCCAGATGAGATTAAATTCAGAAGACTTCGAAAG GCCAATCCAGCGTTTCAGAGGAACATTGCGAATTATAAAG CTGCCATGGAAGTACTCTTCTTGATCGGTTTCAATGAAGATGTTGTGTCCAGTGAAATCGGAAAGGTGGAAACCTACTTAGTATTGAAGCGGAACGACCCAGGCTTGCTGTGGCTGGTCAAATCCTCCCTGGAAACACGCATGGCTCACTAG
- the LOC117926391 gene encoding uncharacterized protein LOC117926391 — MTMRFKRVSAAFDDVARARLCDSSGSDHSEEDDSEELSDLVDSFLERDVIELQVGDEDWKMEEERSDFDSENCWSDSVTREMLQSLIGGDDGNDDGDDDVKRKIRDVLEVNCQSLENCQAEGFKRRLMTLLRRRGFDAGLCKSQWEKTGRCPGGEYEYIDVVVAESRYVVEVFLAGEFTIARPTSSYQTLLRLFPCVMVVKQFELKQMVRLMCAEMKKSMKIRDMPVPPWRKNGYMQAKWFGPYKRTVNAIPTGKSSDSSEGLAGKGLIGLPVVYNCSGEFVRKVGFRSGRMGQVLNGMEL, encoded by the exons ATGACGATGAGGTTCAAGAGAGTTTCAGCAGCTTTCGATGACGTGGCGCGAGCTCGGCTGTGCGACAGCAGCGGGAGCGATCACTCCGAGGAAGACGACTCGGAGGAGCTGTCCGATCTGGTGGACTCGTTTCTGGAGAGGGACGTGATCGAGCTGCAGGTTGGAGATGAAGACTGGAAGATGGAGGAGGAAAGAAGCGATTTCGACTCGGAGAACTGCTGGTCCGATTCAGTGACGAGGGAAATGTTGCAGAGCTTGATCGGTGGAGACGATGGCAACGACGACGGCGATGATGATGTCAAGCGGAAGATTCGTGATGTGCTGGAAGTCAACTGTCAGAGTTTGGAGAACTGTCAGGCGGAAGGGTTCAAGCGGCGACTGATGACTCTGTTGCGCCGTAGAGGCTTCGATGCAG GACTCTGCAAATCTCAATGGGAGAAAACGGGTCGGTGTCCCGGCGGAGAATACGAATACATAGACGTGGTAGTCGCCGAATCTCGGTACGTGGTCGAAGTATTCCTCGCCGGAGAGTTCACAATCGCCCGGCCGACGAGCTCTTATCAGACTTTACTCCGGCTGTTTCCTTGTGTCATGGTGGTAAAGCAATTCGAGCTCAAGCAGATGGTGAGGCTAATGTGCGCGGAGATGAAGAAGTCAATGAAGATCAGAGATATGCCGGTGCCACCATGGAGGAAGAATGGGTACATGCAAGCCAAGTGGTTCGGGCCCTATAAGCGGACAGTGAACGCAATTCCGACGGGTAAATCTTCCGACTCCAGTGAAGGGCTTGCAGGAAAGGGGTTGATAGGTTTACCGGTGGTGTATAATTGTAGTGGTGAGTTTGTAAGAAAAGTTGGTTTCAGGAGCGGGAGGATGGGCCAGGTGTTGAATGGCATGGAGTTGTAA
- the LOC117927083 gene encoding mitochondrial pyruvate carrier 3-like isoform X2, which yields MAASKLQAFWNHPAGPKTIHFWAPTFKWGVSIANIYDFWTPAEQLSYPQQTAIAGSGIIWSRYSTIITPKNWNLFSVSVGMAATGMYQLGRKIQHDVFSKQEAAMAKEC from the exons ATGGCAGCTTCGAAGCTTCAAGCCTTCTGGAACCATCCTGCAGGGCCTAAAACAA TCCATTTCTGGGCCCCTACTTTCAAATGGGGAGTCAGCATTGCAAATATCTATGACTTTTGGACGCCAGCTGAACAGCTCTCCTACCCGCAGCAAACTG CCATTGCAGGCAGTGGAATCATCTGGTCAAGGTACAGCACAATAATTACACCG AAGAATTGGAATCTTTTCAGTGTGAGTGTTGGAATGGCTGCGACGGGAATGTACCAACTTGGACGTAAAATTCA gCATGATGTATTTTCCAAACAAGAGGCAGCTATGGCAAAAGAATGCTGA